The Clostridium aceticum genomic interval TCTAAAATCCTTACCCGACACTTTCCACACTTTCCTCCACTGCAAAGAAAATCAAAGTCCACCCCAGCTTCTTTGATGGCTTTCATTACGGTACTTCCTTCAACAACATTTATGATCTGTCCTTCAGGCCGAAAAACCACTTTGTACTCCTTCAATCAGTTCCCTCCTTTCAACCTATAGGTGCAGTTTTCACCTCCAAAGCTATTGGCTTACTCCCTGCAACTTAATATAATCTCCTCTAAAATAAGTGATTCCTATACCCATTGGCTTATTATTATTATCATATAGTTTCTGTTCTACCACCAATAAAGCAAGGTCATCGGATATATTAAGTAACTTCTTGGTTTTTTCTTGGGGAATTTTTGCATGAATCATTATTTCTTTTTTCATAGCAAAAAGAGATATATTCTTAGAGATCATTTCTGGAAGTGTTGCTTCCTTGATTTCTGCTTCTACAATGGGTATACCTTTTTGATAAAGCAGATACTTAATATCATAAGCCATCGGTTCTCCCTCAGTGTAAAACAATCTGCGTATCATAACAACCTTCTTATTCTTATGAATTTGCAGGCTATTTACTAGTCTTTCACTTGGCTTAGTGATGTCTACTGCCAGCAGTTTTGTATTGTCTACATTATTAATCAAGTTGTGCATCTCATCATAGTAAATGGTATATTTGTTATACTGGGGCTTTTCAACAAAATATCCTTTTCCTGGAACAGAATAAATATATCCTTCGTTAGACAAAATAGAAAGACCTTTTCTCACTGTCATCCTACTGGTATCATACTCTTTACATAAAGTTGTTTCAGAAGGCAGATCATCCCCCGCCTTCAATTCCCCACTATTTACTTTATTTCTAATATCTTCTACTATTTTAGCGTATACCGGATTTTTCATCGTCTATAACTCCCTACTTATTCATCCATTCTAAACATATTTTTGTTCCTGCAGAAGCATCATTGGCAAAACCATCTGCCCCAATATATTTGCATGTATCTATATTTATATGATTAGCCCCTATGATCACCTTCACTTGATCTCTTATACCAGCTTCCACCAATGCATCTACTATTTCCTTCATGGGCTCGATTGTATAAGTTAATACCCCACTTAATCCCACAATATCAGGCTTATTCTCTATAACCTTTTGTGTAAATACTTCTTTAGAAACATCTACCCCAAGATCAATTACCTTGAAACCGTTTGTTTCAAGCATACCCTTAAATATATCCTTGCCAATATCGTGTATATCTCCCTGTACAGTGCCTAAAACTACTTTCCCTACCTTGCTATTATATTCACTATGAAAGTGCATTGTCATTTTATCTAGTGTTAAAACCTCTTTAAAAATAATTCCTGCCATAATCAAGTCAGCAATATAATAGTCTTTTTTCGCATACAAAAGACCTACCTTATTCATTCCTTCATTGATTATTTCCAACAAAGATAGTGGCTCTATTCCTGCATCTAAAGCTTTCTGTGCTAGTTCAATGACAACGTCCTCGTTCAATTGCTCTACATTTTTTATAATTAACTCTTTTAATTCCTCTAATTTATCCATCTTCTCCTCCGTTATCCCTTGATCTATTTTATATTAACCTTCTATACCTACCTTTGCAGTTCATATTCAAGTATTCATATATGACTTCTATCTACTATATTATGCCGATGTAATTCCTTTGTCAACACCATGTAAATTAGAAGTATAACTGCAAGTTATATATCAACCAAGGGTGATAACGCTACCTATACGCTCCTTTACTGAACCCAATCTTGGCAAATTTTTACCCCTTCTGCAGCATTGGTGGTAAAAGCATCTGCTCCTACATGTTCACAAGCCTCTTTTGTTACAGGATTCCCACCAATGATGATTTTCACATCATCTCTTAGTCCTTCTTTCTTCATTTCATCTATGATATTTTTCATAGAGTCAATTGCTAAAGTAAGTACACCACTCATTCCTATGATCTTCGGTTTTACCTCTTTGATCTTTTCCACAAAGGCATCTGGTGATTGATCAATACCGATATCATATACTTCAAAACCAGCTGCTTCTGACATACTTCTAAATATGTTTTTGCCAATATCATGTAGGTCTCCTTCTACTGTACCTAGAACAATGCTGCCTACTTTTTCTGTTGTACCTGAACCAATCACAGGCTTTAAAGTTTCAATAGCACTGGTTAACAGTTCCCCTGCAAAGATGAGATCCCCCACAAAATACTCTCCCTTGTCAAACAGATCACCTACGATTGCCATCCCTTGTTGACATGCATTTACCACCTTTTGAGCATCTGCTTCGCTTGGGTTTGTTTCTACAAAATCATTTAGCATCTCCAACACTTCATCTTCGTCAAGTTCTCCCAC includes:
- a CDS encoding GntR family transcriptional regulator, which gives rise to MKNPVYAKIVEDIRNKVNSGELKAGDDLPSETTLCKEYDTSRMTVRKGLSILSNEGYIYSVPGKGYFVEKPQYNKYTIYYDEMHNLINNVDNTKLLAVDITKPSERLVNSLQIHKNKKVVMIRRLFYTEGEPMAYDIKYLLYQKGIPIVEAEIKEATLPEMISKNISLFAMKKEIMIHAKIPQEKTKKLLNISDDLALLVVEQKLYDNNNKPMGIGITYFRGDYIKLQGVSQ
- a CDS encoding cobalamin B12-binding domain-containing protein, which codes for MDKLEELKELIIKNVEQLNEDVVIELAQKALDAGIEPLSLLEIINEGMNKVGLLYAKKDYYIADLIMAGIIFKEVLTLDKMTMHFHSEYNSKVGKVVLGTVQGDIHDIGKDIFKGMLETNGFKVIDLGVDVSKEVFTQKVIENKPDIVGLSGVLTYTIEPMKEIVDALVEAGIRDQVKVIIGANHINIDTCKYIGADGFANDASAGTKICLEWMNK
- a CDS encoding cobalamin B12-binding domain-containing protein, with product MDLSALTHAVGELDEDEVLEMLNDFVETNPSEADAQKVVNACQQGMAIVGDLFDKGEYFVGDLIFAGELLTSAIETLKPVIGSGTTEKVGSIVLGTVEGDLHDIGKNIFRSMSEAAGFEVYDIGIDQSPDAFVEKIKEVKPKIIGMSGVLTLAIDSMKNIIDEMKKEGLRDDVKIIIGGNPVTKEACEHVGADAFTTNAAEGVKICQDWVQ